A region from the Hydra vulgaris chromosome 08, alternate assembly HydraT2T_AEP genome encodes:
- the LOC105844003 gene encoding C5a anaphylatoxin chemotactic receptor 1 translates to MNLSTTTDLQINKNLADFPLIVAFGFIFLTGGIGNALVIYVFSLKKKTKTADWLILYLGVVDFFSSVFNPPLYIYFTVFKHKQWHFGKIGCKILPALGPIMSSISFGVILIFGIDRYLAIVSRVKGSVLSWKAVTIAFIADVIFSICGYLHYIIGLKFYLYLGNSLCIIPAENLSYDVPNCILIIFRFSFFVAVHTFTTAKIFSTLKNCRHLSFSRELQHRHRKDSKNTINVLITMGVVLSLLVFPKEILHLTYSLSWLKNGKEIINTPNLHIINSCLKVLHTSNSCANVFIYSKMHNVYRKKVVQLFFNIFCKRSHSRQRGLTELSLITNHSKYSSRK, encoded by the coding sequence ATGAATTTATCAACAACTACTGACTtgcaaatcaataaaaatcttGCTGATTTCCCCCTCATTGTTGCTtttggatttatatttttaacggGAGGTATTGGAAACGCACTTGTAATATATgtctttagtttaaaaaaaaagactaaaactGCTGATTGGTTGATTCTGTATTTAGGAGTAGTTGATTTTTTCTCATCAGTTTTTAATCCAcctttgtatatttatttcacaGTTTTTAAGCATAAACAGTGGCACTTTGGTAAAATTGGTTGCAAAATTCTTCCAGCATTAGGACCAATAATGTCTTCTATATCCTTTGGAGTAATCCTAATATTTGGAATTGATCGATACCTAGCAATAGTCTCCCGAGTAAAGGGATCTGTTTTATCTTGGAAAGCAGTCACTATAGCTTTTATAGCTGatgtaattttttctatttgcgGGTATCTTCATTATATTATtggattaaaattttatttatacttggGAAATTCACTTTGTATTATCCCTGCTGAGAATCTATCTTACGATGTACCAAATtgtattcttattatttttcgattttctttttttgttgctgtcCATACTTTTACaactgcaaaaatattttcaactctaaaaaattgTCGACACCTGTCGTTTAGTAGGGAATTACAACACAGACATCGCAAGGActctaaaaatactataaatgtGCTAATAACAATGGGAGTGGTGTTGAGTTTACTTGTTTTTCCAAaagaaattttacatttaacatACAGTTTGTCTTggttaaaaaatggaaaagaaaTCATCAATACTCCCAATTTACATATCATAAATTCGTGTTTAAAAGTACTTCATACATCAAATAGCTgtgcaaatgtttttatttattcgaAAATGCACAACGTTTACCGTAAAAAAGTcgttcaactttttttcaatatattttgtaaacgATCGCATTCAAGACAAAGAGGATTAACTGAGTTAAGTCTTATTACAAATCATTCAAAATATTCGTCAAGAAAATAG